From Diceros bicornis minor isolate mBicDic1 chromosome 17, mDicBic1.mat.cur, whole genome shotgun sequence, the proteins below share one genomic window:
- the MRPL51 gene encoding large ribosomal subunit protein mL51 isoform X2, protein MPKETGKGVPGLFHVRVTLPPPKVVDRWNEKRAMFGVYDNVGILGNFEKHPKELIRGPRWLRGWKGNELQRCIRKKKMVGNRMFIDDLHNLNKRISYLYKHFNRHGKYR, encoded by the exons ATGCCCAAGGAAACAGGAAAGG GTGTTCCTGGATTGTTCCATGTAAGGGTCACCCTCCCGCCCCCCAAAGTAGTTGATCGTTGGAACGAGAAGAGGGCCATGTTCGGGGTGTATGACAACGTTGGGATCCTGG GAAACTTTGAAAAGCACCCCAAAGAACTGATCAGGGGCCCCAGATGGCTTCGAGGCTGGAAGGGGAATGAATTGCAGCGTTGTATCCGAAAGAAGAAAATGGTTGGAAATCGGATGTTCATTGATGACCTGCACAACCTTAACAAACGCATCAGCTATCTCTACAAACACTTTAACCGACATGGAAAGTATCGGTAG
- the MRPL51 gene encoding large ribosomal subunit protein mL51 isoform X1 yields MAGSLSWMAGRALRGWVPLACRSFSLGVPGLFHVRVTLPPPKVVDRWNEKRAMFGVYDNVGILGNFEKHPKELIRGPRWLRGWKGNELQRCIRKKKMVGNRMFIDDLHNLNKRISYLYKHFNRHGKYR; encoded by the exons ATGGCAGGGAGCCTCTCTTGGATGGCAGGCAGGGCCTTAAGGGGCTGGGTGCCCCTGGCTTGCAGAAGCTTCTCTCTGG GTGTTCCTGGATTGTTCCATGTAAGGGTCACCCTCCCGCCCCCCAAAGTAGTTGATCGTTGGAACGAGAAGAGGGCCATGTTCGGGGTGTATGACAACGTTGGGATCCTGG GAAACTTTGAAAAGCACCCCAAAGAACTGATCAGGGGCCCCAGATGGCTTCGAGGCTGGAAGGGGAATGAATTGCAGCGTTGTATCCGAAAGAAGAAAATGGTTGGAAATCGGATGTTCATTGATGACCTGCACAACCTTAACAAACGCATCAGCTATCTCTACAAACACTTTAACCGACATGGAAAGTATCGGTAG